Part of the Georgenia sp. TF02-10 genome, AGGGGGTCGGCGAGGACGTTGGTGAAGTTGTCGGGGAAGTTGCTCCCGCGGTTGCCGCCCATGAGGCTCCAGTCGGAGCCGGACATGAACGCGACGAGTCCGATCGGGACGATGAAGAGTCCGACGACGAGGATCGCCGTCGGCGCGACGAAGGCCCACCCGCGCAGGGCGTCCTTGCGGCCTCGTGGTGACGGCGTGCGGACGGCGCGACGCACCGCGGTCGCAGCGACTTCAGCAGCCATGATGCCTTCCTGGGTGGCGGGGAGGGACGGCGCTGCCGGCCGGGGCTGGTGCTGCTGCGCCCCCGGCCGGCAGCGGCGACTACTGGGCGAGGATCGCGTTGATGGCGTCGTTGTGGGCCTCGATCGTGCTCGCGTCACCCCACACCGCATCCTGGATGAGGAGCTGCCAGGGGCTGCCCGCGGCGTTGAACGCCTCGTTGAAGTTGACGGCCACCGGGGTGCGGCCGTCGGCGACCGTGGCGTTGGCGATCGCGGTGCGCGGGTCGGCGTCCGCGTAGCCCTCGGCGAGGACCGTGAGGTTGGCCGCCGTGTCGTTGTTGTCGGCGAAGACCGTCTGCTGGGCCTCGTCGGACATGAGCCAGGCCATGAAGTTCCAAGCCTGCGCGGCGTTCTCGGAGCTGCGGGAGATGCCGATCGCGTCACCGCCGAGGAACGTCGAGCCGCCGCCGTCCACACCCGGGATCGGCGCGACGCCGACCTCGAAGGGACCGTCCTCGAACATCCCCGTCACCGCGGTGAAGGGGTAAGGCATGACGCCGATGTTGCCCTCCTGGAAGGGGGCGGTCCACGTCGCACCGGTCTCGTCGCGCGAGCCCGCACCGAGGCCGTTGTCGATCTCGGCGAGCTGGCGGTAGGCGCTGTAGACCGCCGTCGCCTCGTCGCTCGCCATCATCGCCTCCGTGCCGTCGGCGCTCAGCGGCTCGCCGCCGCTGGCCCAGATGCTCGGGAGCAGCTTGAAGACCAGGGCGCCGCCGGACTGTCCCGCGAGGTAGCTGCCCGCGACACCCTCCTGGTCGAGCGCGGCCACGGCGGTCGCGTGCTCGACGAACTCGTCGAGGGTCTGCGGTCCCTGCTCCGGGTCGAGGCCGGCCTGCTCGTACAAGTCTTTGTTCCAGACCATGACGGAGATGTCGGTGACGAACGGCAGGGTGTGCTTTCCGCCCTCGATGGTGCCGGCGTCGATGTGGCCCTGCTGGAGGTCGTCGAGGTTGGCGAGCGAGTCGATCTGCTCGGTGATGTCGAGGAAGATGCCCTCGTTGGTCCAGTAGGGGATGCGGACGACGTCGCCGGCGAGGATGTCGGGCAGGGTGTCGGTCTGCGCAGCGGCTCCGACCTTGCCCTCGACGTCGTCGTTCGGGAGGATCTCGAGCTCGACCTGGTTCTCGTGCGTGGCGTTGTACGCCTCGACCGCGTTGATGGCCTGGCGCTCCAGGGGGGCGCGTGTCCACATCGTCAGCGTGGTGCCGTCGTCGGTGCCCTCGGCGGGGATGGAAACGGCATCGCCGCCCGCCTCGCCCTCGTCGTCGCTGCCGCACGCGGTGAGGCCCGCGAGAAGTAGACCCCCGGCCAGAACTGCTGCGCCGGTGCGGAAACTGTGGTGTCTAGCCATGTTCATTCCTTCTCGAGTCGTCGTTGAAATCGAAGTGCGCTGACAACGTGCCCGGCCGCCGGAAGTTGTCAGAACGACAGGACCGGCAAGCGCGACCTCCTCACGAGGCCGAAACGTACCGAAATCGTTATCCGGAACCATAGCCAGCCGTAGGGACCTGCGTCAAGTCTCGCGTGTCGTACGTTGCGGACGGGTCGCCGACGGTGCCCGATGCTGGCCGGTACCGAAGTGGATTTCGGCCCTGCCCAGAGGTGAGTCCGGCTGCTCCGGTGGTCCCGCAGCAGCCCCCGTGTCGTCGAGGGCGTTCGTCCCGTCAGACCGTCGACGGACTCCCACGCCTGTCAGCAGCTCGGCGCGACTCTCCCCAATGAGCTCAGGGTCCTGGCGGTCCGCTCTCCACAGTCTGTAACCCGGTTGCCCCGTGAGCCACGAGGGGCTATGGGGCAACCGGGTCAGACGTGACGCGTCTCAGGCCTGGTGCTGCCGACACCGGGCGAGCAGCACGAGCATGACGCCGGCGACGCCCAGGACGAGTGCCACCAGCAGCGGTGCCGTGCTCGCACCGGTGCCCGCCAGGTCACCCTCCGCCCCGGGGGCTGACTCGTCCACGACTTCCGGGTCCACGACCGCCGCGTCCTCGTCGGAGCCGCTCTCCGGCTCCGTGGTCGGGTCCGTCGGGTCGGTCGGCGGGTCCGTCAGGTCCGTCGGGTCCGTCGGTTCACTCGGGTCGGTCGGCGGGTCAGTCGGGTCCGTCAGGTCCTCCCCCGCGACGACCGTCACGGTGGCACCGCGGCGGTCGTCCCTGCCTCCTCGACGGTGCCGTCCACCGTGGAGGTGCCCGACTCGGCGTAGCTCGGCGGCTCCACCGGTGACCAGGTGACCGGCAGCATCTCCCGCGAGCCGTCGTTGTACTGGACGACGACGGTCGCCGGCAGCTGGGGCGCCACCCCGGCCCGGGTCGTCACCTCGACCGGGTCGATGGTGTTGATCTGACCGGGCGGGGTCGCCCGGACCCACACCGTGACCTGCGGGACCAGTGGCGTGCCGTCCGCGATACCGGTGACCGTGAAGGATCCGTCGGCCGCCACCTGGTCCTCCGTGATCGCCGGCCACGTGACGCCGACCGTGCCTCGGCTCCCGTCGGCGTACACCGCGGCGACCTCCGTGGGCAGCTCCGGGACGACACTGACGTCGGTGCGCACGTGCAACTCCTCGAGCGACTCCGGCGCGTCGGCGAAGACCTCCCACTCGGCGACACCCACGGCGGAGTACCGACCGCTGCCCTCCGACGCGTGGAACGTCGCCCGGAGCTGGTCGGTGGAGACCGCGCCGAAGGACACCTCGTTCTTTCCCTCGGCACTCGTGCCGTACTCGCCGACACCAGGCAGCTCGGCCCACTCGCCGGTAGCGAGGTCGCGGTACTCCAGTACCCACGAGTCGGGCACCACCACCCCGTTGCCCGAGCCTTGGGGGCTGTCGAACCAGAACATCATCGTCGCGCTCGAGACGCGCTGCGGGGTGTCCCAGCTGTACTGCAGCCAGCGGGTGGCCGGCGCGTTCCCGCTCCAGGTGCCCCACACCTCGGTCTGCGCACCGCCGCTGTTGCGCCCCTCACCGTTGTTCACGGCGTTGACGTCGTTCCAGCTGGCCGTGAAGGACGCGCTCGGGGTTGCTATGGGCGCGACGTTCGCCGTGCCCGTCGCGGGTGCGCGTCCATCGACGACGACCTCGGCCGAGCTCTCCAGCTCGCCGTCGGAGGCCGTGAGCCGCAGCCGGTACTCACCGTCGGCGCCGAACCGGACCACGGTGGTCGCCGAGGACGGGTCGTCCAAGAGCGGGGAGCGCCCTCGGGTGCCGAGACGACCGTCCACTCGGAGGTGAGTTCACCATCGGGCAGTCCGTCGTCGAGCACGGTGCCGATGAGGCGTGCGGAACTGGGACGACGATAGTCGGGGTCGACGACCGCCCGCACGCTCGGCGCCTAGTTGCTGACCTCCGGTGCCTCGGCACCGGTGTGGCGGACCTGGACCTCCTTGATCCCCGTACGGAAGCCTGGCGCGTGGGTCACGGTGACTCGCAGCTGACTCGTCGAGACCCTCCGGGAACTGCACGAGGTTGTAGTTGCCGCGCGGGTAGACCGGCGTCTTGGCCTGGCCGGGCCCGGCTCGCCACTCCGAGCCGTCGTGATACTCCACGGAGTACATCGACGGCGCGGCGTAGCCCGGGCGCGTCCCGGCAAGCCGCCCACCCTGCGGGTTGTCCGACGAGGACGTCCGATAGAAGTACAGCCGTACCTCGTCCACGGCCTGGGCGTCACCGAGGTCGATGGTCAGGGAATCCTCGGCGTTGGGCGAGCCCAGCGTGCCCCAGAAGGGCTCGTTGATGGTGGTGCCGTTGACCGCGGCCTCGGGGCTGCTGTAGGAGGCGTTCTGGGTGTAGGTCGCCGTGACGTCGGCCCCCTCGGCGAGGTTCGGGACGTTCGTGGTGCCCGTGGTGATGCCCTGGCCTGCCTTGGCGAAGATGTCGACGACTCGGTCCTCGTCGTCGAAACGGACCTCCTCGGGTGCCTGGACGTCGAGCGCCGTGGAGTACACCTCGGTGACGCCGTCGCCGGTTTCCTCGACCTCTCCGGTCGCGGGGTCGAAGACGACGCGGCCGAGCGAGTCGACCGTGAGGGCCAGGTCCCCGTCGAGGAAGACCGAGTACCCCTCGGGGACGCCCTCCCCGTAGGGCCGCTCCCCGTCGCCGGGCTCGTCCCACACGACCGTGAGGTCGCGGTCGCGGTACCGGATGTTGTCGGCCGTGAAGTACGGCCAGTCGATGTCGATCGGGTCGAGCTCGATCTTCGCGTCGGAGCGGGGGCGCAGGCCCATCGCGTCCTCGATCATCGTGAAGTTCGTCGTCACGAGGATCGTGTGGTGGATCCACGAGCGGTAGCCGATGCCCTGCTCGTCGCCCCACTCGGTGTTCGCGGTCGCGGTATTCCAAAACTCGTTCTGGTCCGGCAGGCGGTTGTCACCGTCGATGTAGTGGGCCCACGCGTTCCAATACAGGAGCTTCTTGTAGTAGTCGGCCCCGACGTGCTCGTTCGGCACCATGACGACGGTCTCGGTACCCTCTCTGACCACGTTTGCCTTGCCGAGGGGCACGAGTGCTCGCCTTCGCGCGCCACGTCGATCGACCACCGAGCCTTAGGGATACACGGCAGCCCATGATGACCGACTCAGCCCGCTGGCACCGGGCCGAGCAGGGCGTTGGCCCAGGCTCCGTGCACGGACTCGTCGTCGCTGGGGTGGAAGAGCCCGGCGAGGACGTCGCGGTACAGACGGGAGAGCTCGGCGCGGTTGAAGTAGGCGGAGCCGCCGGAGACCCGGATCGCCTTCTCCACCACCCGCAGGGCCGTCTCGGTGGCACGAGACTTCACGGCCGAGAGCTGCGGCAGCCACAGCGCCCCCCGGTCCGCGCCGGCGTCCACGTCCCGGGCGATCGCGTCGACCTGCGGGTAGATGCCGTCCAGCTCGATGGCGGCGTCGGCCAGCCGCCAGCGGATGTCCGGGTCGTGGGCGTAGGGCGCGCCGGCGTTCTTCATCGACCTCCGGGACTGCACGGTCGCGACGGCGACGTCGAGGGCGCGCTGGGCCACGCCGGTGTAGACCGCGGCCAGCAGGATCTCGAAGTTGGCGAAGATGCCGAAGATGAAGGGGTCCGTGGTCGGGCCGGGCGGGATGCGGCGCACGATCCGGTCGGCCGGCGCATGGGCGCCGTCGAGCACGGTGGTGCACGACTGGGAGGCCCGCATGCCGAGCGCGTCCCAGTCGTCCTTGACCTGCACCCCGCCGCCGTCGCGGCGGATGAAGCCCCAGACGTTGTGCGGCCCGTCCGTACCGGTGCTGTCGGTGCCGAAGGTGCCCATCCGGGTCCAGGCCGGGGACAGCGAGGTGAAGATCTTGGTGCCGGAGAAGGAGTACCCGCCGGCGCCGTCGGGCCGCGCCTCGCTGCCCGAGCCGAAGAGGACCAGGTCGTTGCCGGCCTCGGAGACCCCGAAGGCGAAGAGCTCGCCGGCGGCCGCCTCGGTCAGGACGAAGTCGGTGGAGTGGTCCCCGGCGGCGAGCACGGTCCGGGCGACGCCGACCCACACGTGGTGCATGTTGACGGCGAGGGCGGTGGCGGGGGCGGCGCCGGCCAGGCGCATCTGCTCCCGCGCCATCTCGGCCAGGCTCAGGCCCGCGCCGCCGAAGGACTCCGGGACGAAGGCGGTGAGGTACCCGGCGTCGACGAGGTCGGCCAGGTCCTCGGTGAAGAACTCGTTGGCGGCGTCGTAGCCGGCGGCCCGGGACCGGATGCGGTTCAAGAGGTCGTCGGTGAGGACCTGACGAGGCATGGGGGCTCCTTCCAGTTGCACGCCGACCCTACGTCGGCGCCCCGGCCGCCCGTCGGGCGGCCGGGGCGCGGTGGCGGGGAGGTGCGGCCGGGGGAGTTGCGGCCGGACTCGCCCTGCGGCGGGAGGCGTGCCCTACATGCCCTGCGCCAGGCGGTAGTAGGCCTGGTTCCAGCGAAGCTCCTGGGCGAAGCCGCGGGTGGTGGTGGTCGCGTCGATGACGGCCAGCTCGATGCCGGCGATCTCGGCAAGGTCCGCGAAGGCCTCCAGGCCGACGGCGGTGGACAGCACGGTGTGGTGCGCGCCGCCGGCGGTGAGCCAGCACTCCGCGGAGGTGGGCAGGTCCGGCCGGGGCTGCCACACGGCGCGCGCGACGGGCAGGTTCGGCAGCGGGGCGTCCGGGGGGACCAGGTCGACGACGTTGGCGGTCAGCCGGAACCGCTCGCGCATGTCGGCCAGGGAGACGACGATACCGGGCCCGGGGTCGGCGGTGAACACCAGCCGGACCGGGTCCTCCCGGTTGCCGATGCCCAGCGGGTGGATCTCCAGCCGCGGCCTCTCGGCGGTGAGGGTGGGGCAGACCTCGAGCATGTGGGCGCCGAGGATCTTCTCCTTGCCCGGGGTGAGCTCGTAGGTGTAGTCCTCCATGAGGGACGCCCCGCCGGGCAGGCCGTAGCCCATCACCTTCGCCGCCCGGACCAGGACCGCGGTCTTCCAGTCGCCCTCGGCGCCGAAGCCGTACCCGTCGGCCATCAGCCGCTGCACGGCCAGGCCGGGCAGCTGGCGCAGGGCGCCGAGGTCCTCGAAGTTCGTGGTGAACGCGCCGAAGCCGCCGTCCTGCAGGAAGGACCGCAGGCCGAGCTCGAGGCGGGCGCCGTAGCGCAGCGACTCCCGGCGCTCCCCGCCCGGGCCGAGCTCGGGCGCGACGTCGTAGGCCTCGTCGTACTCCGCGACCAGGGCGTCGACGTCGGCGTCGTCCGCGGCCTCGACCGCCGCGACGAAATCGTTGACGCCCCAGGTGTCCACGGCCACGCCCAGGGCCAGCTCGGCCTCGGTCTTGTCGCCCTCGGTGACCGCGACGCCGCGCATGTTGTCCCCGAACCGGGCCAGGCGCAGGTGCCGCATGGCGTCCCAGCCGGCGGCGGCCCGCACCCAGGTGCCGACCTTGGCCTGGACCGGCGGGGCGGCGGCGTGCCCGACGACGGTCTTGCGGCGGGCGCCGAGCCGGGCGGCGAGGTAGCCGAACTCCCGGTCCCCGTGCGCGGCCTGGTTCAGGTTCATGAAGTCCATGTCCAGGTCTGCCCAGGGCAGCACCACGTTGGCCTGGGTGTGCAGGTGGAGCATCGGCTTGGTCAGGGCGTCCAGGCCCTGGATCCACATCTTCGCCGGGGAGAAGGTGTGCATCCACACGACCACCCCCAGGCACCTGTCGTCGGCGTTGGCGGCCAGCGCGGCCCGGCGGATGGCGGCGCGGTCCTTCAGCACCGGCTTCCACACCACGGGCACCGGGACGTCCTCGGCGGCGTCGAGGGTGGCGGCGACCTGCTGGGACTGCTCGGCGACCTGGCGCAGGGTCTCCTCGCCGTAGAGGTCCTGGGACCCGGTCAGGAACCAGACCTCCTTGCCCAGGTACGGGTTCTCCATCACTGCTGCTCCTCCTGGGGCTGGCCGTAGACGTTCTGGTAGCGGTCGTAGAGGCGGTCGATGTCCGCCTGCGCCAGGCGGGTCGGCGTGCCGAGCTGGCGGGCGATGTGCACGGTGCGGGCGACCTCCTCGCACAGCACCGCCGCCTTGACCGCCGCCCGGGCGTCCGGGCCGACGGTGAACGGGCCGTGGCTGGCCATCAGCACGGCCGGGGAGCGGGACTCCCGGAGCGTCTCGACGATGCCGCGGCCGATGGAGTCGTCCCCGATGAGCGCGAACGGCCCGACCGGGATGTCGCCGCCGAACTCGTCGGCCATCATCGTCAGCACGCACGGGATGGGCTCGGCGCGGGCGGCCCACGCGGTGGCATAGGTGGAGTGGGTGTGCACCACCCCACCCACCTCGCTCATGTGCCGGTAGACGTAGGCGTGGGCGGCGGTGTCGGAGGAGGGCTGGAGGGACGTCGGGGTGCCGTCGTCGATCTTGGTGCCGTCCAGGTCGCAGACCACCATGGCCGCCGCGGTCAACTCGTCGTAGGAGACCCCGGAGGGCTTGATGACGAACAGGTCGGTGCCCGGGACCCGCTCCGAGACGTTGCCGGCGGTCCAGACCACCAGCTCGTTGCGGGGGAGCTCGGCATGCAGGGCGGCCACCCGCTCGCGGCAGGCCTGGACCGCGGCCTGGGTGCCCGGGGCCAGCTCGGCCAGCGCCGCGGTCATCGGACGGCCTCGGTGGCGCGCTCGACCTCGTCGGCGGCCCGGCCGGTGGCCGCGCCGCTACCGGCCGCGCCCCGGTCGGCCCCGGCCCGGGCCGCCAGCGCCTCCCGGCGGATCCGCCGCAGGCGGCGCATCACGTCGTTGCCGCCGCGGCCGAAGTGGTCGTGCAGCCGGGTGTACTCGGCGTACAGGGCGTCGTAGCGCAGCGCGGCGTCCTCGTCCGGGGTGTACGCGGCGACCGTGCGCCGGCCCATCGCCCGGGCGGCGGCGCGCACGTCCCGGTAGGCGCCGGCGGCGACGGCGGCGTGGATGGCCGAGCCCAGTGCCGGGCCCTGGCTGGAGACGATGGTGGACAGCGGCAGTCGGGTGACGTCGGCGTAGAGCTGCATGAGGAACGTGTTCTTCAGCAGCCCGCCGGCCACCACGAGCTCGGTCACCGGCACCCCGGCGGCGTTGAACGCCTCCACGATGGTGCGGGTGCCGAACGCGGTGGCCTCCAGCAGCGCCCGGTAGACGTCCTCCGGGCGGGTGGCCAGGGTCAGCCCGACCACCAGGCCGGAGAGCTCGTGGTCCACCAGCACCGACCGGTTGCCCGAGTGCCAGTCCAGCGCCACCAGGCCGTGCTCGCCGACCTCCTGCGCGGCCGCCTTCTCGGTCAGCAGCTCGTGCGGGCCGATGCCGCGCCGCTCCGCCTCCGCGGTGTACTCCCCGGGCACCTGGTTGGCCACGTACCAGGCGAAGATGTCCCCGACGCCGGACTGGCCGGCCTCGTACCCCCAGTACCCCTCGACGATCCCACCGCGGACCACCCCGCACATGCCGGGGACCTCCACGACGTCGCTGCCGTTCATCACGTGGCAGGTCGAGGTGCCCATGATCGCCACCATCTGGCCGGGGTCGACGGCGTTCGCGGCCGGGGCGGTGACGTGGGCGTCGACGTTGCCGACGGCGACCGCGATGCCCTCGGGCAGCCCGGTCCAGCCGGCCGCCTCGGCGGTGAGCGTGCCGGCCTGGTGGCCGAGCTGGCCGATCTCGTGGGCGACCTTGTCGGTGACGAAGCCGGCGAAGGCGGGGTTGAGCGCGGCCAGGAACTCCTCGTCCGGGTACTGCCCGTCCTGGTAGATGCCCTTGTACCCGGCCGTGCAGGCGTTGCGCACGTACCGGCCGGTCAGCTGCCAGACGATCCAGTCCGCGGCCTCGACCCAGTGGTCCATGGCGGCGTAGACCTCGGGGTCCTCCTCGAGGATCTGCAGGCCCTTGGCGAACTCCCACTCCGAGGAGATGAACCCGCCGTACCGGCCGAGCCACCTCTCCCCGCGCTCGCGGGCCAGGGCGTTGATCCGGTCCGCCTGGCCCTGCGCGGCGTGGTGCTTCCAGAGCTTGACGTAGGCGTGCGGCCGGGCGCGGAACCGGTCCAGCTCGCACAGCGGGGTGCCGTCGGCGGTCGTGGGCACCATGGTGCAGGCGGTGAAGTCGGTGCCGATGCCGATCACGTCCGCCGGGTTGGCGCCGGCCGCGGCCAGGGCCGCCGGGACCGCGTGCTGGAGCACCTCGACGTAGTCCCCGGGCGCCTGCAGCGCCCAGTCCGGCGGCAGCGGCTGGCCGGCGTCCGCGGTCAGCTCCCGGTCCATCACGGCGTGCGGGTACTCGTGCACCGCGCTGCCCAGCTCCGCGCCGTCGGCCACCCGGACCACCACGGCCCGGCCCGACAACGTCCCGAAGTCCACCCCCACCACGAGGGCCTTGCTGGCATCGACATCGACCATTGGATCCGGCTCCCTTGCCACTCGGCAGGCTTCGTTGGCACCTTCGCGCCCGGTGCGAGGGCGTTAGACGGAATGTTAGCGCTCACACTGGTGGCGTCAAGCAGCCGAAGGAATGCCAGGTGAAGCAGGCGGTGGAGTGTGACCCATCGATCAGCCGGCCGGAACGTCCGAGGGCACGGCCGCCAGTCAGCCTGGGGGGGCCACCGACGCTCGCGGCACCAGCCGGGGCAGGAGCATCGCGTCGGACGTCTCCGTCCCGGCGATCATCCCGAGCAGGACGGCGATGGCTTCGCGGCCGACGTCGGCGAACGGTTGCCGCACAGTGGTCAGCGGTGGCTCGTAGTAGGCGGCGCCGCTGATGTCGTCGAAGCCGACGACGGAGACATCCTCGGGCACCCGGACGCCTGCCTCGTGCAGCGCCCGGAGGATCCCGAGCGCCATCAGGTCGTTGGCGGCGAAGATGGCGCGCGGGGGCCGGCCGTCGGCGAGCAGCTGGCGTGCCACCCGGTGGCCGTCCGCGGGGTCCCAGCCGCCGCTGACCAGCGGCGGCACCTCGAGGCCGGCCGCGTGCATCTCCGCGCGGTAGCCGACCATCCGGGCGCGGGCGTCGTACCAGCTGGACGGACCGGCGACGTGGACGATCTCGGTGTGCCCGTGCTCGAGGAGGTGGCGGGTGGCCATCCGGGCGCCCGCCGCCTGGTCCACGGTCACCACGCGGAAGGCGGAGGTCCCGGTGAGTCCGGCGGCGACGAGGACGACCGGTAGCTCCTGGGACAGCTCTTTGGCCCCGGCCGCGACCTCCGTGACCGGGGCGACGACGACCACGCCGTCGACCCGGAGCTGGCGGAAGTGCTCCAGCGTCGCGTCTGCCGCCTGACCGTCCCGCATGATGGCCAGCGTGGTGGCGTAGCCGGCCGCGCGGGCCGCCTCCTCGGCCGCGATCGTCATGCTGCTCGGGCCGAAGCGGCTGTCCCCGGGGTTGACGACGCCGATGAGCCCGGTGCGGCGGGTGACCAGGGCCCGGGCGGCCAGGTTGCGGCGGTACCCCAGGCGCCGCATCGCCTCCGTCACCCGCTCCCGGGTGTCCGGCCGGACGAGCTCGGGGTTGTTGAGCACGCGGGAGACGGTCTGGTGGGAGACGCCGGCGACGGCGGCGACGTCGGCCATCGACGGCGGGCGGGCGCGCCGGACGGGGTCAGGTCCCATCACCGACCCTCCTCCGGCCACCGAGCGGAGCCAGCGTATCCACGTGCGTGCCGGGGGCGTGTCGGCCCCCGTCGCTACGTTGGCCGGGTGAGCCCAGCCGCGACGAAGACCGCCCGCCCCGCCTTCCGCTGCACCGAGTGCGGGTGGACCGCCACCAAGTGGGTGGGCCGGTGCGCGGAGTGCCAGGCGTGGGGCTCGGTCGAGGAGACCGGGACCGCGGCGGCGCCGGCGCGCGCCGCCGTCGCCCTCGCCCCCGCCAGCCCGGCCCGGCCGGTCGCCGAGGTGGACCTGGCGGCGGCCCGGGCCCGCAGCACCGGCGTGGGAGAGCTGGACCGGGTCCTCGGCGGCGGCATCGTGCCGGGCGCCGTCGTCCTGCTGGCCGGGGAGCCCGGGGTGGGGAAGTCCACCCTGCTGCTGGACGTGGCGGCCACCGCGGCGGCGAGCGCCGACCGCCCGGTCCTCTACGTCACCGGCGAGGAGTCCGCCGGGCAGGTGCGGCTGCGGGCCGAGCGGATCGGCGCCCTGCACCCCCGGCTGCTGCTGGCCGCCGAGACGGACCTGGCCACCGTGCTCGGGCACGTCGAGGCCACCGCGCCGGCCCTGCTCGTGGTGGACTCCGTGCAGACCATCGCCGACGCCGCGGTCGACGGCGGCGTCGGCGGGGTCAGCCAGGTCCGGGCGGTCGCCCAGGCCCTCATCCAGGTCGCCAAGACCCGGGGCATCCCGGTGCTCCTCGTCGGGCACGTGACCAAGGACGGCGGCATCGCCGGACCCCGGGTGCTCGAGCACCTCGTCGACGTCGTGTGCCACTTCGAGGGGGACCGGCACTCCCGGCTGCGGATGGTGCGCGCGGTGAAGAACCGCTACGGCCCCACCGACGAGGTGGGCTGCTTCGACCTGGGCGAGACCGGCATCGTCGGCCTGGCCGACCCCTCGGGCCTGTTCCTCTCCGGCGCCCGCTCCGCCGCGCCGGGGACCTGCGTGACCATCACGCTGGAGGGCCGCCGCCCGATGCCGGTGGAGATCCAGGCGCTGGTCGCGGCCACCACCCTGCCCGCCCCGCGCCGGGCGACCGCCGGCCTGGACGGCGCCCGGGTCGCGATGACCCTGGCCGTCCTGCAGGCCCGCCTCGGCACACGGCTGGCCGGCATGGACGTCTACGCCTCGACGGTGGGCGGCGCGCGGGCCGTCGAGCCGGCGGTCGACCTCGCCGTCGCCCTGGCCGTCTCCTCCGCCGCCGCCGGCCGCGAGCTCGCCGCGGAGGTGGTCGCCGTCGGCGAGGTGGGGCTGACCGGGGAGGTCCGGGCCGCCGTCGGCGTCCAGCGCCGGCTGGCCGAGGCCGCCCGGCTCGGCTTCCGCCACGCCCTCGTGCCCGCCCAGGGCGCCGGCGACCTGCGCCCCGTGCCCGGGCTCACGGTGCACCCGGTCGCCCACCTGAGCCAGGCGCTGGCGGCCGGGCCGGCCCTGGCCCCGGCCGCCGTCGTGACCGGATCGTGACCGCACCCACACGAGGGGAGCATCCCGCCGCGGGCGGCGCCGCACCTACCATGGGGGCGCGGAGCGGGAGGGTCGCTCCGCTCCGCCGACCGAGGGGTCCCGTGCACGACTCGCTCCGCACCATCCTGCGGGCCATCGCGCCCGGCACCGAGCTCCGGGACGGCCTGGAGCGCATCCTGCGCGGACGCACCGGCGCGATCGTCGTCCTCGGCTACGACGAGCGGGTCGAGGAGATGTCCTCCGGCGGCTTCGAGCTCGACGTGGAGTTCTCCGCGACCCGGCTGCGCGAGCTGGCCAAGATGGACGGCGCCGTCGTCGTCGACTACCCGGGCCGCCGCATCCGCCGGGCGAACGTCCAGCTCCTGCCGGACGCCCGGATCGAGACCTCCGAGTCCGGGATGCGGCACCGCACCGCCGAGCGCGTCGCCAAGCAGAGCGGCTACCCGG contains:
- a CDS encoding LacI family DNA-binding transcriptional regulator — encoded protein: MGPDPVRRARPPSMADVAAVAGVSHQTVSRVLNNPELVRPDTRERVTEAMRRLGYRRNLAARALVTRRTGLIGVVNPGDSRFGPSSMTIAAEEAARAAGYATTLAIMRDGQAADATLEHFRQLRVDGVVVVAPVTEVAAGAKELSQELPVVLVAAGLTGTSAFRVVTVDQAAGARMATRHLLEHGHTEIVHVAGPSSWYDARARMVGYRAEMHAAGLEVPPLVSGGWDPADGHRVARQLLADGRPPRAIFAANDLMALGILRALHEAGVRVPEDVSVVGFDDISGAAYYEPPLTTVRQPFADVGREAIAVLLGMIAGTETSDAMLLPRLVPRASVAPPG
- the radA gene encoding DNA repair protein RadA, with protein sequence MSPAATKTARPAFRCTECGWTATKWVGRCAECQAWGSVEETGTAAAPARAAVALAPASPARPVAEVDLAAARARSTGVGELDRVLGGGIVPGAVVLLAGEPGVGKSTLLLDVAATAAASADRPVLYVTGEESAGQVRLRAERIGALHPRLLLAAETDLATVLGHVEATAPALLVVDSVQTIADAAVDGGVGGVSQVRAVAQALIQVAKTRGIPVLLVGHVTKDGGIAGPRVLEHLVDVVCHFEGDRHSRLRMVRAVKNRYGPTDEVGCFDLGETGIVGLADPSGLFLSGARSAAPGTCVTITLEGRRPMPVEIQALVAATTLPAPRRATAGLDGARVAMTLAVLQARLGTRLAGMDVYASTVGGARAVEPAVDLAVALAVSSAAAGRELAAEVVAVGEVGLTGEVRAAVGVQRRLAEAARLGFRHALVPAQGAGDLRPVPGLTVHPVAHLSQALAAGPALAPAAVVTGS
- the araB gene encoding ribulokinase, encoding MVDVDASKALVVGVDFGTLSGRAVVVRVADGAELGSAVHEYPHAVMDRELTADAGQPLPPDWALQAPGDYVEVLQHAVPAALAAAGANPADVIGIGTDFTACTMVPTTADGTPLCELDRFRARPHAYVKLWKHHAAQGQADRINALARERGERWLGRYGGFISSEWEFAKGLQILEEDPEVYAAMDHWVEAADWIVWQLTGRYVRNACTAGYKGIYQDGQYPDEEFLAALNPAFAGFVTDKVAHEIGQLGHQAGTLTAEAAGWTGLPEGIAVAVGNVDAHVTAPAANAVDPGQMVAIMGTSTCHVMNGSDVVEVPGMCGVVRGGIVEGYWGYEAGQSGVGDIFAWYVANQVPGEYTAEAERRGIGPHELLTEKAAAQEVGEHGLVALDWHSGNRSVLVDHELSGLVVGLTLATRPEDVYRALLEATAFGTRTIVEAFNAAGVPVTELVVAGGLLKNTFLMQLYADVTRLPLSTIVSSQGPALGSAIHAAVAAGAYRDVRAAARAMGRRTVAAYTPDEDAALRYDALYAEYTRLHDHFGRGGNDVMRRLRRIRREALAARAGADRGAAGSGAATGRAADEVERATEAVR